The window GAACTATTATATCTGCACTAAAaaccccacgagaacacctgctacaatatcgacagaaagaacctaccactagtggccacatacaaccctacctggaatatgaaaaataatcaaagatctgcaacccatgctggcagaggatgtgccattaaaagaaatctttcccaaacctcccattcttgtgtTCCGgtaaccaccaaacctcaaacagaaattagtcaacagaaaacttaataacgaacttaaagacactgataatggtacaaaaccgtgcaacaacacacgttgtaaactctgcaaacatatatgccatgatcccacagccagtcacaaccattgagcactcaatgttaaaggatcatactgctgcacatccaggaatgtggtttatatgattcaatgcaacaaatgtgaccacgGATGCtatattggggaaaccagccaaaaacttcaaggcagaatgaatatgcacagacactctatactccacgaAGAAGGAAAATGCTGCTCTCCAGTGGGACATAATTTCTcactaccagatcattccatcaatgatttaaaaatcaaaatcctcaatggaatgtttaaacgcacccaagaacggaaaacatgtgaactcagaatgataagactctttaacaccaaaataagaggacttaatgtggatatggggtttctcacacactgtcacaattgtttgtaattatcctgcctgcctttctgccaatgttccacagcacagcatccccttccccctccatggtCACTTGCCACCGTTTTATTACACTTCCAATTTCTACAGACATCCCTTTCTCTCTCAACCTTctctaaatctgtttttttttttttcctgctctccgaacctgttttagccatagattcctttttAAACCAGTTTTGCTGACCTAAGgaagaggagaactcttgaaagcttgtcctatttcacaaattgttagtccaaataaaaaaggtatcacctaatactgaataaCTCATTTATTCTATTTATagatgagagggagggagggatctcgatctctctctttcaacatatacagtgtatgtgaCTGGGATCTGGCTAATGTTTTATCTCAGTgggtatacactgtgtgtgtgtgtgtatatgtacgtacgtacatacgtacatacatacatacatacatacatactgggaTCTGATTGCAAACTTATATTGTAAGACTACAATACAGAAACTAATGTAAATCATGTGAGTTCTAACAAATCACAGCAGATTTGCTGCAGCTGTGTGGGAAGAAGGGGTGTGGTGATTAATTCTCGGCACTGATTGGCTGATCCCTGTGTCTTGGTATTTTGTATAAGGACTTGTGATTTGTAGTCGATATATCTGTGAATACTATACTAGAAGACGTGCAGTattacaactcccagaagcccctaCAGAGAAGGGAGATCACATGACGAGCAGCAGTCTGAAACACAGGCACATGGGGGGATTTTTAGGCGCAGGCAACCTGGATATTTCCACTTGTGTATGAAATAGATAGATATCGATCTATACACACATCTTTATGCGTCCATCAACCGCAGCACTTGGAAGATTCTTGGAAAGGCTTTCATCCAGAAGTGGGTTGACAAAGGCTGATGgtgacacacagacgcacacccCTATCTACAGTgatttgtatataaatatatacctgCCCACCTGTATATACCTGTCCATATTTACACATTTGTACATGTATAATACAAGTATCTTCTTtttaccctctccccctctttcaaCCTCCCTCCTAGGAGTCTTTTGAACAAACCCAAGAGTGAAATGACTCCAGAGGAGCTGCAAAAGCGTGAGGAGGAGGAGTTCAACACAGGACCACTGTCCGTACTCACGCAATCCGTGAAGAACAACACACAAGTGCTGATCAACTGCAGAAACAACAAGAAGCTGCTGGGCAGAGTGAAGGCTTTTGAcaggtacaggggggaggggttgaTGGACTGAGGAGAGATGGAGTAGGGTGTGGGTTGTCAGAGGGGAGAAAGAGGTAGTACCCACACTTCTCCATATCACGTTCACTCCCTTTCTCACACGAGCTCCCCTTgctgtcttcttcttcttcccctCTAATTTTCCTACTATCTCCATTCTCATGCTTATCGCTCCCCACCCTCCCATCTCCTTTTCTATTCTATTCTCTCACACATGCTTCCCTTTTTGCCTTCCTCTCTCACACTTTTCTAATGCTCATTCTCcttcttcccctccacccccaagaCACTGTAACATGGtcctggagaatgtgaaggagatgtGGACTGAGGTCCCCAAGAGTGGGAAGGGAAAGAAGAAATCCAAACCAGTCAACAAGGACCGGTACATCTCCAAGATGTTCCTCAGAGGGGACTCGGTCATCGTGGTGCTCAGGAATCCATTACTAGCGGGCAAATGACGTTTCATCTCCCCCGGAGATCAGCACCTTGTGCTTTCACTGTGTCTCACCCTGCCTCTTGTCCTGTTATTTCCCCCACACTCCATGAACAGAGTGAAGTTTCTCGTCTCTGCAGGAGCTGTCTGTTTCCTTGACTGCAGTAGCGGCTTTTTACACCTGTGACGTGGTTCCTGTCTGTCTAGT is drawn from Ascaphus truei isolate aAscTru1 chromosome 7, aAscTru1.hap1, whole genome shotgun sequence and contains these coding sequences:
- the SNRPD2 gene encoding small nuclear ribonucleoprotein Sm D2; this translates as MSLLNKPKSEMTPEELQKREEEEFNTGPLSVLTQSVKNNTQVLINCRNNKKLLGRVKAFDRHCNMVLENVKEMWTEVPKSGKGKKKSKPVNKDRYISKMFLRGDSVIVVLRNPLLAGK